A window of Streptomyces sp. SAI-127 contains these coding sequences:
- a CDS encoding lytic polysaccharide monooxygenase has product MRKKTKWYAAVVGLATTGAVVLSSGGASSHGYTDLPISRQKLCQNGTVANCGSIQWEPQSVEGPKGFPASGPADGQICNAGLSQFGQLSAPKTPSGSAWPATKVTGGQSYTFRWQFTAMHATTDFKYYVTKAGWNQNHNLARSDLNLTPFLTVPYNGQRPPSTLSHSGTLPSGLSGRHVIVAVWTIADTTNAFYACSDVTF; this is encoded by the coding sequence ATGCGCAAAAAGACCAAGTGGTACGCCGCCGTGGTGGGCCTCGCCACCACCGGAGCCGTCGTGCTCTCCTCCGGCGGCGCAAGCAGCCACGGCTACACCGACCTCCCCATCAGCAGGCAGAAGCTCTGCCAGAACGGCACGGTGGCGAACTGCGGCTCGATCCAGTGGGAGCCGCAGAGCGTCGAGGGCCCGAAGGGGTTCCCGGCCTCAGGCCCTGCCGACGGGCAGATATGCAACGCCGGCCTGAGCCAGTTCGGCCAGCTCAGCGCGCCGAAGACCCCGTCGGGCAGCGCCTGGCCGGCGACCAAGGTGACGGGCGGCCAGAGCTACACCTTCCGCTGGCAGTTCACCGCCATGCATGCCACGACCGACTTCAAGTACTACGTCACCAAGGCGGGCTGGAACCAGAACCACAACCTGGCCCGCTCCGACCTCAACCTCACCCCGTTCCTGACCGTCCCCTACAACGGCCAGCGACCCCCCTCGACCCTCTCCCACAGCGGCACCCTGCCGTCCGGGCTCAGCGGACGGCATGTGATCGTCGCGGTGTGGACGATCGCCGACACGACGAACGCGTTCTACGCCTGCTCGGACGTCACGTTCTGA
- a CDS encoding SPFH domain-containing protein gives MSTTTSHTPESEGPSRPARLIQNEATTEIPVHLLFRDEPDPVSVALRPAVVARRQGTGEQPRLRRTGQVTPRPAPDVDPELAERPARVLPGSAGVLAGACGLAGCAVTSWWVGVLPPLALKALRVPEFAGAGLGPAQWAAYAGAGVLGLFGFGGLARGRTGRAWVLGLFGRYRGTVRRTGLMWVNPLLLRRRVDVRLRHWRGEPMPAADASGVALRVVVLVVWRVRDTARATLGVDDHETFLRECVEAALARVPVEAPGSGRGSVDAAGEALTRLVAAETAPVGVEVFSVQPLRVEYAPEVAAAMHRRRIAALDAQHRATMLTSVVDSVEDTVTRLTMRGLVELDDYERKALVKDLTVAFCAGRGEQGA, from the coding sequence ATGAGCACGACCACTTCACACACCCCCGAGTCCGAGGGGCCGTCACGGCCCGCCCGGCTCATCCAGAACGAGGCGACCACCGAGATCCCCGTCCATCTGCTCTTCCGTGACGAACCGGACCCGGTGTCGGTCGCGCTGAGGCCCGCGGTGGTGGCACGCCGGCAGGGCACCGGGGAGCAGCCCCGCCTGCGCAGAACCGGCCAGGTCACCCCGCGCCCCGCCCCCGACGTCGATCCCGAGCTGGCCGAGCGCCCCGCCCGGGTGCTGCCGGGTTCGGCGGGCGTCCTCGCCGGCGCCTGCGGGCTGGCCGGGTGCGCGGTCACCTCGTGGTGGGTGGGGGTGCTGCCGCCGCTCGCCCTGAAGGCTCTCAGGGTCCCGGAGTTCGCGGGTGCGGGCCTCGGCCCGGCGCAGTGGGCGGCGTACGCCGGAGCCGGTGTTCTCGGCCTGTTCGGCTTCGGCGGACTGGCCCGCGGCCGTACGGGACGCGCCTGGGTGCTCGGGCTGTTCGGCCGCTACCGGGGGACCGTCCGGCGCACGGGCCTGATGTGGGTCAACCCGCTGCTGCTGCGCCGCCGGGTCGACGTACGGCTGCGGCACTGGCGCGGCGAGCCGATGCCGGCCGCCGACGCGAGCGGGGTCGCGCTGCGGGTCGTCGTCCTCGTGGTGTGGCGGGTGCGGGACACCGCGCGGGCCACGCTGGGCGTCGACGACCACGAGACGTTTCTGCGCGAGTGCGTCGAGGCCGCGCTCGCCCGGGTCCCGGTGGAGGCGCCGGGCTCCGGCCGCGGCTCGGTCGACGCGGCGGGGGAGGCGCTGACCCGGTTGGTGGCCGCGGAGACCGCGCCCGTCGGCGTCGAGGTCTTCTCGGTCCAGCCGCTGCGCGTCGAGTACGCCCCCGAGGTCGCCGCCGCGATGCACCGCCGCCGCATCGCCGCGCTGGACGCCCAGCACCGGGCCACGATGCTCACCTCGGTCGTGGACTCGGTGGAGGACACCGTGACCCGGCTGACCATGCGGGGCCTGGTGGAACTGGACGACTACGAACGCAAGGCGCTGGTGAAGGACTTGACGGTGGCGTTCTGCGCGGGGCGTGGAGAACAGGGCGCGTGA
- a CDS encoding peptidoglycan-binding protein — protein sequence METPVFEEIDPASDCDCPGCVHWRRVLPRSTGGHPAATRVVILAAAAAVSTALGAVHAAPAHAAPQAPARPGVPGIPGVPAGDEPDTPQGGRAPLHGPGGRPEVAKAPTTTRADIIRRAKQWVAAKVPYNMSEYWSDGYRQDCSGFVSMAWSLPGNEWTGSLGQYGIKIAKDDLQPGDILLFHNPANPEQGSHVVIFGGWTDYTHTYYVAYEETRPHARELATPYAYWSNSDRYVAYRYKGLAGGTADAGSDPAEPDNAKPGTPAVTPYPGRAYFGPGAHNKYVTQLGRMLVARGAGRYYTSGPGPRWTDADRRATQAFQQAQGWRGKDADGLPRAQTWALLVTGGGKDIEAGGRTGAAGPPAPSSHGVPGYPGRAMFRPGATNEYVTQLGGQLVKKGFGKYYTTGPGPRWGEPDRRGVEAFQRAQGWRGGAADGYPGPETWRRLFS from the coding sequence ATGGAGACTCCGGTGTTCGAGGAAATCGATCCCGCGAGCGACTGCGACTGCCCCGGATGCGTCCACTGGCGTCGCGTTCTCCCACGATCGACCGGAGGTCACCCGGCGGCCACCCGGGTCGTGATCCTGGCCGCAGCCGCCGCGGTCTCCACCGCCCTCGGCGCGGTCCACGCGGCCCCGGCCCACGCCGCCCCCCAAGCCCCCGCCCGTCCCGGCGTTCCCGGCATCCCCGGGGTTCCCGCGGGTGACGAGCCCGACACCCCGCAGGGCGGCAGGGCCCCGCTGCACGGCCCCGGCGGCAGACCGGAGGTCGCCAAGGCGCCGACCACCACCCGCGCCGACATCATCAGGCGGGCCAAGCAGTGGGTCGCCGCGAAGGTGCCGTACAACATGTCCGAGTACTGGAGCGACGGCTACCGGCAGGACTGCTCGGGCTTCGTGTCCATGGCCTGGAGCCTGCCGGGCAACGAGTGGACCGGCAGCCTCGGCCAGTACGGGATCAAGATCGCCAAGGACGACCTGCAGCCCGGCGACATCCTGCTCTTCCACAACCCGGCCAACCCCGAGCAGGGCTCCCACGTCGTCATCTTCGGCGGCTGGACGGACTACACGCACACCTACTACGTCGCCTACGAGGAGACCCGCCCGCACGCCCGCGAGCTGGCCACCCCGTACGCCTACTGGAGCAACTCGGACCGGTACGTCGCCTACCGGTACAAGGGCCTCGCGGGCGGCACCGCGGACGCCGGGTCGGACCCCGCCGAGCCCGACAACGCCAAGCCGGGCACACCGGCCGTGACGCCCTACCCGGGGCGTGCCTACTTCGGGCCCGGGGCCCACAACAAGTACGTCACCCAGCTCGGCCGGATGCTCGTCGCACGCGGCGCCGGGCGCTACTACACCTCCGGCCCCGGCCCCCGCTGGACGGACGCGGACCGCAGGGCCACCCAGGCGTTCCAGCAGGCGCAGGGGTGGCGGGGCAAGGACGCGGACGGGCTGCCCAGGGCGCAGACCTGGGCGCTGCTGGTGACCGGCGGCGGCAAGGACATCGAGGCGGGCGGTCGGACGGGGGCGGCGGGGCCGCCGGCGCCCTCCTCGCACGGGGTCCCCGGATACCCGGGGCGCGCGATGTTCCGCCCCGGCGCGACCAACGAGTACGTCACCCAGCTCGGCGGACAGCTGGTGAAGAAAGGGTTCGGCAAGTACTACACGACCGGGCCGGGGCCGCGCTGGGGCGAGCCGGACCGGCGGGGCGTCGAGGCCTTCCAGCGTGCCCAGGGCTGGCGGGGCGGCGCGGCGGACGGCTACCCGGGGCCCGAGACCTGGCGGCGGCTCTTCTCGTAA
- a CDS encoding AMP-binding protein yields the protein MDSRRRTVAELVAGRWGDHRPGLWFEGRVLTHHEVAAGAAARAALLTDLLPGPGAHIGVLLDNTPEYPLWLSAAALARAAVAGINPTRRGPELARDILHTECRLLITEASHLPLLRGLDLPGVRLLVTGTEEYDSLLAPYADAEPDASRAAPGDRLLLYFTSGSTGAPKAALCSQGRLAAAGSSLADQFRLGPDGVHYVCMPMFHGNAVIADWAPALASGAGVALRRRFSASGFLADVRAYGATYFTYVGRAIQYVLATEPREDDGDNPLRLGFGTEAGAVDAAAFQRRFGVRLVEGYGSSEGGAAIQWAPGTPEGAVGRAGTGLVVLDQETGQECPRARFDTAGRLLNGDEAIGELVNRAPNPFEGYWRNAEAEAERRRGGWYWTGDLFYRDADGYLYFAGRTDDRLRVDSENLAAAMIENILARYDGAVAVAVYAVPDPVTGDQVMATIAGAFEPESFADFLEAQPDLGTKMAPRFVRVVERMPVTATNKIHRARLRKEGVRCADPVWWRPPGTRTYRRLEYAEGPLAPTRGPSPVRRQGLEPRTR from the coding sequence ATGGACTCCAGGAGGCGTACGGTCGCCGAGCTCGTCGCCGGCCGGTGGGGGGACCACCGGCCCGGGCTGTGGTTCGAGGGGCGGGTGCTCACCCATCACGAGGTCGCCGCCGGCGCCGCCGCCCGGGCGGCGCTGCTCACCGACCTGCTGCCGGGCCCCGGGGCCCACATCGGTGTGCTGCTCGACAACACCCCCGAGTACCCGCTCTGGCTGAGCGCCGCCGCGCTGGCCCGTGCCGCCGTCGCCGGCATCAACCCCACCCGCCGGGGTCCCGAACTCGCCCGCGACATCCTGCACACCGAGTGCCGCCTGCTGATCACCGAGGCGTCCCACCTGCCGTTGCTGCGGGGCCTCGACCTCCCCGGCGTCCGTCTGCTGGTGACCGGCACCGAGGAGTACGACTCCCTGCTCGCGCCCTACGCCGACGCCGAACCGGACGCCTCCCGCGCCGCGCCCGGCGACCGGCTGCTCCTCTACTTCACCTCCGGCTCGACCGGCGCCCCCAAGGCCGCGCTCTGCTCCCAGGGCCGCCTGGCCGCGGCGGGGAGCTCGCTGGCCGACCAGTTCCGGCTCGGTCCCGACGGCGTGCACTACGTCTGCATGCCGATGTTCCACGGCAACGCGGTGATCGCCGACTGGGCGCCCGCGCTGGCGAGCGGGGCGGGGGTGGCGCTGAGGCGGCGGTTCTCGGCGTCGGGGTTCCTGGCGGACGTACGCGCGTACGGGGCGACGTACTTCACCTATGTCGGCCGGGCGATCCAGTACGTCCTGGCCACCGAGCCCCGCGAGGACGACGGGGACAACCCGCTGCGGCTTGGCTTCGGCACCGAGGCGGGGGCGGTGGACGCGGCGGCCTTCCAGCGGCGGTTCGGGGTCCGGCTGGTGGAGGGGTACGGGTCCTCCGAGGGCGGCGCGGCGATCCAGTGGGCGCCCGGCACGCCGGAGGGTGCGGTCGGGCGGGCGGGGACCGGGCTCGTCGTACTCGATCAGGAGACGGGGCAGGAGTGTCCCCGCGCACGATTCGACACGGCCGGGCGGCTGCTGAACGGGGACGAGGCGATAGGCGAGCTGGTGAACCGGGCGCCGAACCCCTTCGAGGGGTACTGGCGCAACGCGGAGGCGGAGGCCGAGCGCCGCCGGGGCGGCTGGTACTGGACCGGTGACCTCTTCTACCGGGACGCCGACGGCTATCTCTACTTCGCGGGCCGCACCGACGACCGGCTGCGCGTCGACAGCGAGAACCTGGCCGCGGCGATGATCGAGAACATCCTCGCGCGCTACGACGGGGCGGTGGCCGTCGCCGTGTACGCGGTGCCGGATCCGGTGACCGGGGACCAGGTGATGGCGACCATCGCGGGGGCCTTCGAGCCGGAGTCCTTCGCGGACTTCCTGGAGGCCCAGCCCGACCTCGGGACGAAGATGGCGCCCCGGTTCGTGCGGGTGGTGGAGCGGATGCCGGTCACCGCCACGAACAAGATCCACCGAGCGCGGCTCAGGAAAGAGGGCGTACGGTGCGCGGACCCGGTGTGGTGGCGGCCCCCCGGCACGCGGACGTACCGGAGACTGGAATACGCCGAAGGGCCCCTCGCTCCCACGAGAGGCCCTTCACCGGTGCGCCGCCAGGGACTCGAACCCCGGACCCGCTGA